Proteins from a single region of Roseofilum capinflatum BLCC-M114:
- a CDS encoding FeoC-like transcriptional regulator produces the protein MILELQTYLAQKQKVSLAELETHFRSHPDALRGMLNKLVHKGRVKPLASEGKKCGGCTHCDAEAFEFYEWMGKK, from the coding sequence ATGATTTTAGAACTCCAAACCTATCTCGCCCAAAAACAGAAAGTCTCCCTAGCGGAACTCGAAACCCACTTTCGCAGCCATCCGGACGCTCTGCGAGGGATGCTTAACAAATTAGTCCATAAAGGTAGAGTCAAACCCTTAGCTTCAGAAGGAAAAAAATGTGGCGGTTGCACCCACTGCGATGCAGAAGCTTTTGAGTTTTATGAATGGATGGGGAAGAAATAG
- the feoB gene encoding Fe(2+) transporter permease subunit FeoB, with protein MLKPIVALIGNPNCGKTTLFNALTGANQRTGNWPGVTVDRKEGQFRINQSTITLVDLPGVYSLDAEESATGMDELVARDYLLSGEAQLVINIIDASNLERNLYLTTQLMEMRLPMVVALNMMDIADKRGIEINADQLADRLGVPVIPIVASDRQGIQPLVHLVGQILENLTHSPSYVGYPAVIEDALAEIVPYLTEVTTNRIVEPRWTALNLLQYDQRGAGEIVTPELTEMIAKHRRTIHQVLGEDLDILIADSRYGFIQNVAQEASQRTGEVSQSMSDKLDAIVLNRWLGIPIFLAVMYLMFLFTINVGSAFIDFFDIAAGTIFVDGFGQVLESLNFPGWAIALLADGAGGGIQTVATFIPVIGFMFLFLSILEDSGYMARAAFVMDRMMRFVGLPGKSFVPMLVGFGCNVPAIMAARTLENSRDRLMTILMNPFMSCGARLPVYALFAAAFFPVGGQNIVFSLYLLGIAFAILTGLVMKNTILKGEISPFVMELPPYHIPRFKGVMIRTWDRLRAFLLKAGKVIVIMVTILGLLNSLGTDGSFGNQDSDRSVLSATSQAVTPMFAPMGVTQDNWPATVGLFTGVFAKEAMVGTLDSIYGQLAIADNPELAEAEGGFEFWGGIQEAFATIPANLAELPGTLLDPLGLNIGDTTDLETASSEQEVTVGTFGAMVTRFDGKAGAYAYLLFVLLYFPCVSATAAVYRETNTQWTIFVAAWTTGLAYIVATSFYQITQLTTQPVFASIWLLSMAAISVGIFFALKIVTPQFKAQRQSENPI; from the coding sequence ATGCTCAAACCCATTGTTGCCTTAATTGGCAATCCCAACTGCGGGAAAACCACCCTCTTTAATGCCCTAACTGGCGCGAACCAACGGACAGGAAACTGGCCGGGGGTTACGGTCGATCGCAAAGAAGGGCAGTTTAGAATTAATCAATCGACCATTACCCTGGTCGATTTACCGGGGGTGTATTCCCTAGATGCCGAAGAAAGTGCTACCGGGATGGATGAGTTAGTGGCGCGAGATTATCTCCTCTCTGGAGAAGCGCAACTGGTGATTAATATCATTGATGCTTCTAATCTAGAGCGTAATCTTTATCTAACGACCCAGTTAATGGAAATGCGCCTACCGATGGTCGTGGCTCTGAATATGATGGACATTGCGGACAAGCGGGGCATAGAAATTAACGCAGATCAGTTAGCCGATCGCTTAGGGGTTCCTGTAATTCCGATTGTGGCCAGCGATCGCCAAGGAATCCAGCCTTTAGTTCATTTAGTCGGTCAAATTCTCGAAAACTTAACCCATTCTCCCAGTTATGTGGGTTATCCAGCCGTCATCGAAGATGCCTTAGCGGAAATCGTCCCCTATCTCACTGAAGTAACCACCAACCGTATTGTCGAACCGCGCTGGACTGCTCTAAACTTGCTGCAATACGATCAACGAGGAGCGGGCGAAATTGTGACTCCAGAACTCACGGAGATGATCGCCAAACATCGGCGTACCATTCACCAAGTTTTAGGAGAAGATCTCGATATTCTGATTGCTGATAGTCGCTACGGCTTTATTCAAAATGTGGCCCAAGAAGCCAGTCAGCGCACCGGAGAAGTGAGTCAGTCCATGAGCGATAAGCTCGATGCTATTGTCCTTAACCGTTGGCTAGGTATTCCCATTTTCCTAGCCGTTATGTATCTGATGTTCCTATTTACGATTAACGTGGGCAGTGCATTTATTGACTTCTTTGATATTGCTGCCGGGACAATCTTTGTCGATGGCTTTGGGCAAGTTCTGGAGAGCCTCAACTTCCCCGGATGGGCGATCGCCCTGTTAGCTGACGGCGCAGGGGGTGGGATACAAACCGTCGCCACCTTTATCCCCGTGATTGGCTTCATGTTCCTGTTCTTATCCATACTCGAAGATTCGGGTTACATGGCACGGGCTGCCTTTGTCATGGATCGGATGATGCGGTTTGTGGGCTTACCCGGAAAATCCTTTGTGCCCATGTTAGTGGGCTTTGGCTGTAATGTCCCGGCAATCATGGCCGCTCGGACATTGGAGAATTCCCGCGATCGCCTGATGACCATCCTCATGAACCCCTTCATGTCCTGTGGGGCAAGGCTTCCCGTTTACGCCCTCTTTGCCGCCGCCTTCTTCCCCGTCGGCGGACAAAACATCGTCTTTAGCCTCTATCTACTCGGCATCGCCTTTGCCATCCTCACCGGGCTAGTGATGAAAAACACCATCCTTAAAGGCGAGATTTCTCCCTTTGTCATGGAGCTGCCTCCCTACCACATCCCCCGCTTCAAAGGCGTAATGATTCGCACCTGGGATCGGCTGCGGGCGTTTCTCTTAAAAGCCGGAAAAGTAATTGTAATCATGGTGACGATTCTGGGATTACTGAACTCTTTAGGCACTGATGGTTCATTTGGCAACCAAGATAGCGATCGCTCTGTTCTCAGTGCCACCAGTCAAGCCGTTACCCCCATGTTTGCTCCCATGGGCGTTACCCAGGACAATTGGCCCGCTACCGTGGGTCTCTTTACCGGTGTATTTGCTAAAGAAGCCATGGTAGGCACACTTGATTCTATTTACGGACAACTGGCGATCGCCGATAATCCCGAATTAGCCGAAGCAGAAGGCGGCTTTGAGTTCTGGGGAGGCATCCAAGAAGCCTTTGCTACCATTCCCGCCAACCTAGCCGAACTCCCCGGTACATTACTCGATCCCCTAGGATTGAACATTGGCGACACCACAGACCTAGAAACCGCCTCATCAGAACAAGAAGTCACTGTAGGCACATTTGGAGCCATGGTAACCCGGTTTGATGGCAAAGCTGGAGCCTATGCTTACCTGTTGTTTGTCTTGCTGTATTTCCCCTGTGTCTCTGCCACCGCAGCCGTTTACCGGGAAACCAACACCCAATGGACAATTTTTGTCGCCGCATGGACAACCGGTTTAGCCTACATCGTCGCCACCAGTTTCTATCAAATCACCCAACTCACTACCCAGCCTGTCTTTGCCAGTATATGGCTACTGAGCATGGCAGCCATCAGTGTCGGTATCTTCTTCGCTTTGAAAATAGTCACGCCCCAGTTCAAAGCCCAGCGCCAGTCGGAAAACCCCATTTAG
- a CDS encoding FeoA family protein produces the protein MNQSQVMSWMKRWGRNERPDRPPGRGQHHGGHFDYLGVSSSQDEPAASEMTEESGFLLSEGRPGQQLWVREFRGKGGISRLLAMGITPGSQVQILSCQGSGSVVVAIADNRLGLGAGLASRVVVTETNLSSHPNSDMENSTSTLHLGDLTVGTKGRIIGYEPTHRAYKSKLLAMGLTPKTEFTVIRVAPLGDPVEIEVRNFHLTVRKDEAQALQVVMSNE, from the coding sequence ATGAATCAGAGTCAAGTTATGAGTTGGATGAAGCGATGGGGTAGGAATGAGCGCCCCGATCGCCCCCCAGGGCGAGGACAACACCACGGCGGTCACTTTGATTATCTCGGAGTCAGTTCGAGCCAAGACGAACCAGCCGCATCTGAAATGACGGAAGAGAGCGGGTTCCTGCTCAGTGAAGGACGACCAGGCCAACAATTATGGGTGAGGGAGTTTCGGGGAAAAGGGGGGATCTCTCGCCTGTTAGCCATGGGAATTACCCCAGGGTCTCAGGTGCAAATTCTCAGTTGTCAAGGTAGTGGCTCGGTGGTAGTGGCGATCGCCGATAACCGCTTAGGCTTAGGCGCAGGTCTCGCCTCACGAGTCGTCGTCACCGAAACCAATCTATCCTCACATCCGAACTCAGATATGGAAAACTCGACCTCCACACTCCATCTAGGAGACCTGACGGTAGGCACAAAAGGGCGCATTATCGGTTACGAACCAACCCATCGTGCCTACAAAAGTAAGCTTCTTGCTATGGGACTCACCCCAAAAACAGAATTTACCGTCATTCGCGTCGCGCCCCTCGGCGATCCTGTGGAAATCGAAGTGCGGAATTTTCACTTAACTGTACGCAAAGACGAAGCCCAAGCTTTACAAGTGGTAATGAGTAATGAGTAA
- a CDS encoding HMA2 domain-containing protein — MTDAASPPEVSSSTSSSTLTQSNASSSDLTSQLGQWLENSSEIATILPVVAGLLVTSRLQLRGAQALVVNLTIAALVRQALQQVKKQAQPTSGSEQQASSASEEQANNEEEDYKIVHSVPGRIRLRIPRLMNDSLYGKRLEKLLSAESKVKHVRINRAAASLIIQYDGDGMSELELGMYLLNILDQANSAPVENPSEEN; from the coding sequence ATGACCGATGCTGCATCCCCTCCAGAAGTTTCCAGTTCAACTTCAAGCTCAACCTTGACCCAGAGCAACGCAAGCTCTTCTGACTTAACTTCTCAATTAGGACAATGGCTGGAAAATAGCAGTGAAATTGCGACCATTTTACCCGTAGTCGCTGGATTATTAGTGACCAGTCGCTTGCAATTACGAGGAGCGCAAGCCCTAGTCGTTAATCTGACGATCGCCGCCCTCGTGCGTCAAGCCCTCCAACAAGTGAAGAAACAGGCCCAACCGACTTCAGGAAGCGAGCAACAAGCCTCAAGTGCCAGCGAAGAACAAGCCAATAACGAGGAAGAAGACTATAAAATTGTCCATTCTGTCCCTGGGCGCATTCGGTTACGCATCCCTCGTTTAATGAACGACTCGCTCTATGGCAAACGCCTGGAAAAACTCCTGTCTGCCGAGTCCAAAGTCAAGCATGTGCGGATTAACCGAGCTGCCGCGTCCCTGATTATTCAATACGATGGAGACGGCATGTCAGAACTTGAATTAGGCATGTATTTACTCAACATTCTCGATCAAGCCAACTCTGCACCAGTTGAAAATCCCAGCGAGGAAAATTAG
- a CDS encoding heavy metal translocating P-type ATPase, which produces MLKIVHSIPGRIRLRVPQLKDNAAYGTQLEATLVTWPGVRHVRINQLSASVVVGYAPEVVGEGAAERIAQMVEDQIDKITQTIAPEPPAALASEKHSEGWSSLRLPLVAAILALLSRSLPRWVGLRPVAKIAFLLAAFPVAKRAWHSVVEEQRLNIDCLDFLALTLNGLQGKQVTPVMVILLHELGDIIREQTARATEVRTADLQEAIGRFAWVKVGDDQPPEQIPSDRVEVGQTVIVYPGEQIPVDGTVLRGEGVIDQQQLTGEALPVVRQEGGSVLASTLLRSGQLYLRADRVGNQTRAALSLALLQKAPVHDTRMANYAEKIADRLILPSLFLASLIWLTTGDPSRAAAILTLDFVTGIRVSIPTAFLGALNHTTRHGILVRSGRTLEQLAEVDTVVFDKTGTLTQGIVTVASITPFNGSSEDRVLQLAAAAEQRLNHPVAEAIVDYAHQRGVTIPARGEWFYELGLGVRAQIEGQEVLVGSQRFLHQAGVEWESSEEWQIEEDAPSQIYVACNQEFQGAIGYRDPLRPESDRLIQTLQHHYGIDIHLLTGDRPQRAAQVAQELRIPTSQVYAEAFPDDKARILRDLHRSGRTVAFVGDGLNDSVALAYADVAVSFEQGSEIARETADVVLMNNNLLDLLEAISIARQTRNLIDQNIALVVAPNLAALGLASTVGLNPLVATAIHNGSAIAAGVNSLRPLVEHQMTLEG; this is translated from the coding sequence ATGTTAAAGATCGTTCATTCTATTCCTGGAAGAATTCGCTTGCGAGTTCCGCAACTGAAAGACAATGCTGCTTATGGGACTCAACTCGAAGCAACCCTGGTGACTTGGCCAGGGGTGAGGCATGTTCGGATTAATCAATTATCCGCCTCGGTGGTGGTGGGTTATGCTCCGGAAGTGGTCGGAGAAGGGGCGGCGGAGCGAATCGCACAAATGGTCGAGGATCAGATCGACAAAATTACTCAGACTATTGCCCCAGAACCGCCTGCTGCTCTGGCTAGTGAAAAGCATTCAGAAGGGTGGTCAAGCTTGCGCCTTCCCCTGGTGGCGGCTATTCTCGCTCTGCTTAGTCGTAGCCTTCCCCGATGGGTTGGCTTGCGTCCGGTGGCGAAGATCGCCTTTCTCCTCGCTGCTTTCCCGGTCGCAAAACGGGCCTGGCATAGTGTGGTAGAGGAGCAGCGCTTAAATATTGACTGTCTGGATTTTCTCGCCCTCACCTTAAATGGGTTACAAGGAAAACAGGTGACTCCGGTGATGGTGATCTTGCTCCATGAGTTGGGGGATATCATCCGCGAACAAACGGCTAGAGCAACGGAAGTGCGGACGGCTGACTTACAAGAGGCGATCGGGCGGTTTGCTTGGGTGAAAGTGGGAGACGATCAACCCCCAGAGCAAATTCCGAGCGATCGCGTGGAAGTGGGGCAAACGGTTATTGTTTATCCTGGGGAACAAATTCCCGTGGATGGTACGGTATTGCGCGGAGAAGGAGTCATCGACCAACAGCAGCTCACCGGGGAAGCGCTACCGGTGGTTAGACAGGAAGGAGGATCGGTCTTAGCGTCTACTTTGCTGCGATCGGGTCAATTGTATCTGCGGGCCGATCGCGTGGGCAACCAAACCCGCGCCGCTCTGAGTCTGGCCTTACTACAAAAGGCTCCTGTCCATGACACCCGCATGGCCAACTATGCCGAAAAAATTGCCGATCGCCTGATTTTACCCTCCCTCTTTCTCGCCTCCCTCATCTGGCTGACCACAGGCGATCCCTCTAGGGCCGCCGCTATCTTAACCCTAGACTTTGTAACCGGCATTCGCGTCTCCATTCCCACCGCCTTTTTAGGAGCCTTAAATCATACCACTCGCCATGGCATTCTGGTTCGTAGCGGTCGCACTTTAGAACAATTGGCGGAAGTTGATACCGTTGTATTTGATAAAACGGGAACGCTGACCCAAGGAATTGTCACGGTAGCCAGCATTACCCCGTTTAATGGCTCATCTGAAGACCGAGTGCTACAACTAGCTGCTGCGGCCGAACAACGGTTGAATCATCCCGTGGCTGAAGCCATTGTTGACTATGCTCATCAGAGGGGGGTAACGATTCCTGCCAGGGGCGAATGGTTCTATGAACTGGGGTTAGGGGTTCGCGCTCAGATTGAAGGTCAGGAAGTGTTGGTGGGTAGTCAGCGCTTTTTACACCAAGCAGGAGTTGAGTGGGAAAGTTCAGAAGAGTGGCAGATCGAAGAGGATGCTCCCTCTCAGATTTATGTGGCTTGTAACCAGGAGTTTCAAGGGGCGATCGGCTATCGCGATCCCTTGCGTCCAGAGAGCGATCGCCTGATTCAGACTCTACAGCACCATTATGGTATCGATATTCATTTGTTAACGGGCGATCGCCCCCAACGAGCCGCCCAAGTTGCCCAAGAACTCCGTATTCCCACCTCCCAAGTGTATGCGGAAGCTTTCCCCGATGATAAAGCTCGGATCTTGCGAGATTTACACCGTTCGGGGCGGACAGTCGCCTTTGTGGGCGATGGCTTAAATGATTCCGTTGCCCTGGCCTATGCGGATGTGGCGGTCTCCTTTGAACAAGGGTCAGAGATTGCCAGGGAAACGGCGGATGTGGTTTTGATGAATAATAATTTACTCGATTTACTCGAAGCCATTTCCATTGCTCGCCAAACCCGCAATCTGATCGATCAGAATATCGCCTTGGTGGTTGCGCCCAATTTAGCGGCGTTGGGGTTAGCCTCAACGGTAGGGTTGAATCCTCTGGTGGCAACGGCTATTCATAATGGATCGGCGATCGCTGCCGGAGTCAATAGTCTGCGTCCCCTAGTCGAGCATCAGATGACCCTGGAGGGTTGA
- a CDS encoding DUF5132 domain-containing protein: protein MVMMHHEGIGLRARVAELSRHPNTTAIAVGVATVALTPIILPLVKPVLKTSIKTGVTWYEKTKSALAETAESIADIAAEAKAEVQAETPQKSLPNS from the coding sequence ATGGTAATGATGCATCACGAAGGCATTGGATTAAGAGCGCGAGTTGCCGAACTCAGCCGTCATCCAAATACTACGGCGATCGCCGTCGGAGTCGCTACAGTGGCCCTCACCCCTATCATTTTGCCGTTGGTCAAACCCGTTTTGAAAACCTCTATTAAAACCGGAGTGACTTGGTATGAAAAAACCAAATCTGCCCTTGCAGAAACGGCTGAAAGCATAGCGGATATTGCGGCTGAAGCTAAAGCAGAGGTTCAAGCCGAAACTCCCCAAAAATCCCTCCCCAATTCCTAA
- a CDS encoding DUF5615 family PIN-like protein, with protein MSSVFIRLYLDEDVNILVSDLLKARGFDALTVRDAGQLQASDKEQLAYAVSQKRALVTHNRGDFEELIQMYFDTEQRHCGVILAVRRPPQEIAQRLLAILNHVTADEMENQVRYI; from the coding sequence ATGAGCAGTGTATTCATCCGTCTATATTTAGACGAGGATGTTAATATACTGGTCTCAGACTTGCTGAAAGCGAGAGGGTTTGATGCTTTAACGGTAAGAGATGCGGGACAACTTCAAGCAAGCGACAAAGAGCAACTTGCCTACGCAGTCAGCCAGAAAAGAGCCTTAGTCACACATAACCGTGGGGATTTTGAAGAGCTTATTCAGATGTATTTTGATACAGAACAAAGACACTGTGGTGTGATATTAGCTGTCCGTCGTCCCCCTCAAGAAATTGCACAACGATTGCTGGCAATTTTGAATCACGTTACAGCAGATGAAATGGAAAATCAGGTTCGATATATTTGA
- a CDS encoding DUF433 domain-containing protein, protein MVQVTEHLYIVRDEQILRGEPIIKGTRTPVRAIVETWRMGIAPEEIPKGLPHLTLAQIFDALSYYSDHQDEINTYIERNRIPDDLIDPLVCDL, encoded by the coding sequence ATGGTTCAAGTCACGGAGCATCTTTACATTGTTAGAGATGAACAGATTTTAAGGGGTGAACCCATCATTAAAGGAACGCGCACACCGGTTAGGGCGATCGTTGAGACTTGGCGCATGGGCATTGCTCCTGAAGAGATTCCCAAAGGATTGCCCCATCTTACGCTGGCGCAGATATTCGATGCCTTGAGTTATTACAGCGATCATCAGGATGAGATCAACACCTACATTGAGCGCAATCGAATTCCTGATGACTTGATTGACCCGTTAGTGTGCGATCTATGA
- a CDS encoding MlaE family lipid ABC transporter permease subunit has translation MPIIRDIPYNCSPVAAVALSQPKLLQSGNPFYRPLAAILLGGQAIAHILAGNIHRRNTLEQMINVGPASLTIAVMTAISVGFVFTIQVAREFINFGATTAVGGVLAIALARELSPVLTSVVVAGRVSSAFAAEIGTMQVTEQIDALYMLKTDPIDYLVIPRLVACCLMVPLLSLISLVAGIGSGLFIAEAQYQIPYSVFLSSVQSFMTPWDVCSSVIKAFIFGALISVIGCSWGLTTTGGAKGVGKSTTTAVVVSLLSIFMSDFVLSWIMFQGMGTSSIQGM, from the coding sequence ATGCCGATAATCCGGGATATCCCTTATAATTGTAGTCCTGTAGCAGCAGTAGCCTTGAGTCAACCCAAACTCTTGCAGAGCGGCAACCCCTTCTATCGCCCCCTAGCCGCTATCCTCTTAGGGGGACAGGCGATCGCCCATATCCTGGCTGGAAACATTCATCGCCGAAACACCCTGGAGCAGATGATTAACGTCGGCCCGGCTTCCCTGACGATCGCCGTCATGACCGCCATTAGCGTCGGTTTCGTGTTCACCATTCAAGTTGCCCGTGAATTTATTAACTTTGGAGCCACCACTGCTGTTGGGGGAGTTTTGGCGATCGCCCTAGCTAGGGAACTCTCCCCCGTTCTCACGTCCGTTGTGGTCGCTGGGCGAGTCAGTTCCGCCTTTGCTGCCGAAATCGGAACCATGCAGGTGACCGAACAAATCGATGCCCTCTACATGCTCAAAACCGACCCTATCGATTACCTTGTGATACCCCGATTAGTCGCCTGCTGCTTGATGGTTCCCCTTCTGAGCCTCATTTCCCTAGTCGCGGGTATTGGCTCCGGCTTATTCATTGCCGAAGCTCAGTACCAAATTCCCTACTCCGTCTTCCTCTCCTCCGTGCAAAGCTTCATGACTCCCTGGGATGTCTGTAGCTCTGTGATTAAAGCCTTTATTTTTGGAGCCTTAATTTCTGTAATCGGCTGTAGTTGGGGACTCACTACCACCGGAGGCGCAAAAGGTGTCGGTAAATCGACTACCACTGCTGTAGTGGTTTCCCTGCTCTCGATCTTTATGAGTGATTTTGTTCTTTCTTGGATCATGTTTCAAGGTATGGGTACATCGTCAATTCAAGGGATGTAG
- a CDS encoding Uma2 family endonuclease → MQVTLEQLVIPPGRQLLMKDISWQMYEDLLEELGEKRGSRIHYSQGILEIMTPLPEHEDDKVMISDFVKAILEEWDIEFRSLGSTTFKSQRMNQGLEADDCFYIENEAVVRGQKRIDLSIDPPPDFALEIDITSRTRFNNYEALGVGELWRFNGTTLEINVLQDGVYIQSDESPHFPGLSLTKIIPEYLERSKVEGRNKTMKAFRAWVREQI, encoded by the coding sequence ATGCAAGTAACTCTTGAACAATTAGTCATTCCTCCCGGTCGGCAACTTTTAATGAAAGATATTAGTTGGCAGATGTACGAAGACTTGCTAGAGGAGTTGGGAGAAAAACGCGGGTCTCGGATTCATTATAGTCAAGGAATATTAGAAATCATGACACCATTACCGGAACACGAAGACGATAAAGTGATGATTTCTGACTTTGTAAAAGCAATTTTGGAAGAATGGGATATTGAATTTCGGAGTCTGGGTTCCACGACGTTTAAAAGTCAACGAATGAATCAGGGACTTGAAGCTGATGATTGTTTCTATATCGAAAATGAAGCAGTAGTTCGCGGTCAAAAACGAATTGATTTAAGTATAGATCCGCCCCCAGATTTTGCCCTTGAAATTGATATTACATCTCGGACTCGGTTTAACAATTATGAAGCCTTGGGAGTCGGAGAACTTTGGCGCTTTAACGGTACAACTTTAGAGATTAATGTGCTACAAGATGGTGTTTATATTCAATCTGATGAAAGTCCTCATTTTCCTGGACTTTCTTTAACGAAAATTATTCCTGAATATCTGGAACGGAGCAAAGTGGAAGGTAGGAATAAAACTATGAAAGCATTTCGGGCTTGGGTGAGGGAGCAAATTTAG
- a CDS encoding glutathione S-transferase family protein has protein sequence MSILSWTELETLTDFTIDRVNGPTNAQSNLRLFGHSEADVRVTLYRDHHAWCPYCQKVWLWLEEKQIPYRIRKVTMFCYGTKEQWYKNIVRSGMLPAIELDGRLITESDDILIALEKEFGPLNSAGMKDAEVIPLRRLERLLFRAWCSWLCYPMRSPRDDERQKERFTAVVAEVEKALSNTPGAYFLENFGTVDIIFTPYVERMNASLYYYKGYSLRTENPHFSDWFDAMETRPTYRGTQSDFHTHAHDLPPQMGGCHSNKQPEAQENQKRVDRGPWFGLPDVTYPEPETSRKEALHRVLKHRDSIIRVNPGDDRQFDEALRCALTHLMTGEECKPPSGSDTALRYLRDRISVPRDMSIYAAKRLREALESTAALVGDRQGPPISVRDRRDQDPANFQS, from the coding sequence ATGAGTATTCTAAGCTGGACAGAACTGGAAACCCTAACTGATTTTACGATCGATCGGGTGAATGGCCCCACCAATGCCCAATCGAATTTACGCCTCTTTGGTCATTCGGAAGCGGATGTGCGGGTGACGCTTTATCGGGATCATCATGCTTGGTGTCCCTACTGCCAAAAGGTGTGGTTATGGTTGGAGGAAAAGCAAATTCCTTACCGTATCCGCAAGGTAACGATGTTCTGTTACGGGACGAAGGAACAATGGTATAAAAATATTGTTAGATCCGGGATGCTACCGGCGATCGAGTTGGATGGGCGACTGATTACGGAAAGTGATGATATTTTAATTGCCCTAGAAAAAGAGTTTGGCCCCCTGAACAGTGCAGGGATGAAGGATGCTGAGGTGATTCCCCTACGGAGATTAGAGCGCTTGCTGTTTCGAGCTTGGTGTAGTTGGCTATGCTATCCGATGCGATCGCCCCGTGACGATGAACGACAAAAAGAACGGTTTACCGCAGTCGTTGCTGAAGTTGAAAAAGCTCTGAGCAATACCCCTGGGGCCTATTTCCTAGAGAATTTTGGCACAGTAGATATCATTTTCACGCCCTATGTTGAGCGCATGAATGCTAGTTTATACTACTACAAAGGGTATAGCTTGCGAACGGAAAATCCCCATTTTTCTGATTGGTTTGATGCCATGGAAACCCGGCCCACATACCGAGGAACCCAAAGCGATTTTCATACCCATGCCCATGATTTACCTCCGCAAATGGGCGGATGTCACTCGAATAAGCAACCGGAAGCACAGGAGAATCAGAAACGGGTGGATCGCGGGCCTTGGTTCGGTCTGCCGGATGTGACCTATCCGGAACCGGAAACGTCTCGTAAAGAAGCTCTGCATCGGGTTCTGAAGCATCGTGACTCGATTATTAGAGTCAATCCAGGGGACGATCGCCAGTTTGATGAAGCCTTGCGCTGTGCTTTAACTCACTTGATGACCGGGGAAGAGTGCAAGCCTCCCTCTGGTTCAGATACTGCGTTACGCTATTTACGCGATCGCATTAGTGTGCCTAGGGATATGTCCATTTATGCGGCTAAACGGTTACGGGAAGCCCTGGAAAGCACGGCCGCGTTAGTGGGCGATCGCCAAGGGCCACCTATTTCGGTTCGCGATCGCCGCGACCAAGACCCCGCCAATTTTCAGTCCTAA